The Pontibacter pudoricolor genome contains a region encoding:
- a CDS encoding phosphoglycerate kinase yields MRTIDEYNFAGKKALVRVDFNVPLDAEYRITDDTRIRAAVPTIQKILADGGAVILMSHLGRPKNGPEEKYSLKHLVSRLSQEFNTNVLFAEDCVGPQAAQLAQELKPGEILLLENLRFHKAEEKGDADFAKELATLGDVYVNDAFGTAHREHASTAVIARYFPKDKVMGYVMNAELENARRVLGNAERPYTAIMGGAKISDKILIIEKLMDRVDNLLIGGGMSYTFVKADGGEIGSSLVEEDKIDLAKRLIGMAREKGVNLMIPVDSVVADAFSNEANIDTSLSHHIKPLWMGLDIGPTAREMYADVIRNSKTILWNGPMGVFEMSNFSVGTEAVADAVVDATRMGAYSLIGGGDSAAAVNKFGYADKVSYVSTGGGALLEYMEGKTLPGVAAIERDDY; encoded by the coding sequence ATGAGAACGATAGACGAGTATAACTTTGCCGGCAAAAAGGCGCTGGTGCGGGTTGATTTTAACGTGCCCCTCGACGCAGAGTACCGCATCACTGACGACACCCGCATCCGTGCGGCCGTGCCAACTATACAGAAAATATTAGCCGATGGCGGCGCTGTTATCCTGATGTCGCATTTGGGCAGACCAAAGAACGGCCCCGAAGAAAAATACTCATTAAAGCATTTGGTAAGCCGTCTGTCGCAGGAGTTTAACACGAACGTGCTTTTTGCGGAAGATTGTGTTGGTCCACAGGCGGCACAGCTTGCGCAGGAGTTAAAGCCGGGCGAAATATTACTGCTTGAGAACCTGCGTTTCCATAAGGCCGAAGAAAAAGGCGATGCTGACTTTGCGAAAGAACTGGCGACGCTAGGCGATGTGTACGTGAACGATGCGTTCGGCACGGCTCACCGCGAGCACGCTTCTACGGCGGTTATTGCCCGCTACTTCCCGAAAGACAAAGTGATGGGGTATGTGATGAACGCTGAACTGGAAAATGCCCGTCGCGTGCTGGGTAATGCCGAGCGTCCTTACACGGCCATCATGGGTGGTGCCAAGATCTCGGACAAGATCCTGATCATCGAGAAACTGATGGACCGCGTAGATAACCTGCTGATTGGTGGGGGCATGAGCTATACCTTTGTGAAGGCAGATGGTGGCGAGATAGGTTCATCGTTGGTAGAAGAAGACAAGATTGATCTGGCGAAGCGCCTTATTGGTATGGCCCGCGAAAAAGGCGTGAACCTGATGATACCGGTAGACTCAGTGGTAGCCGATGCTTTCAGTAACGAGGCTAATATTGACACCAGCCTGAGCCACCACATTAAACCGCTCTGGATGGGCCTGGATATAGGACCTACTGCCCGCGAAATGTATGCCGATGTGATTCGCAACTCCAAAACCATCCTCTGGAACGGTCCGATGGGTGTGTTCGAGATGTCGAACTTCTCGGTAGGTACCGAAGCTGTGGCTGATGCCGTAGTAGACGCTACGCGTATGGGTGCCTACTCACTTATTGGCGGTGGCGACTCGGCTGCAGCCGTTAATAAGTTTGGCTATGCCGATAAGGTATCGTATGTATCCACGGGTGGCGGTGCGCTGCTGGAGTACATGGAAGGTAAGACTCTGCCAGGTGTAGCCGCCATTGAGCGCGACGATTACTAA
- a CDS encoding rhodanese-like domain-containing protein: protein MITTDITAEELKERLSKGETPVIIDVREDWEHQEGNIAGAQNIPLGTLPQRLEDLEDLKEQEVIVHCKSGARSASAKAFMQQQGFTNVRNLLGGFQNYKG from the coding sequence ATGATCACGACAGACATTACGGCTGAAGAACTGAAAGAACGCTTAAGCAAAGGCGAAACCCCGGTTATTATAGATGTGCGCGAGGATTGGGAACACCAGGAAGGAAATATTGCAGGTGCTCAGAACATACCACTTGGCACGCTACCTCAGCGCCTGGAAGATCTGGAGGATCTGAAAGAGCAGGAAGTAATTGTACATTGCAAATCCGGTGCGCGTTCGGCTTCCGCAAAAGCTTTTATGCAGCAACAGGGCTTCACCAATGTCAGAAACCTGTTAGGCGGATTCCAGAACTATAAAGGGTAA
- a CDS encoding DUF4180 domain-containing protein has protein sequence MKIETHAINDTKIAEVISADTIINNIEDGIDLLGSIYYQDFDRIIIHEKNITPDFFDLKNGIAGEILQKFSNYRVRLAIVGDFSKYTRKSVHDFIIESNKGKQINFVTSLSEAIKVLSAK, from the coding sequence ATGAAAATAGAAACCCATGCTATAAACGACACTAAAATTGCTGAAGTAATTTCGGCAGATACGATAATAAATAACATTGAAGACGGAATAGATTTATTGGGAAGCATTTACTATCAGGACTTTGATAGAATAATAATTCACGAGAAGAACATTACACCTGATTTTTTTGACCTCAAAAACGGAATTGCAGGCGAAATACTTCAAAAGTTTTCCAATTATCGTGTTCGCCTGGCCATCGTTGGCGATTTCTCCAAATATACCCGCAAGAGTGTGCATGACTTCATTATTGAAAGCAACAAAGGCAAGCAAATCAACTTTGTTACTTCTCTGTCCGAAGCTATAAAAGTACTGTCTGCCAAATGA
- a CDS encoding S9 family peptidase produces MQRFKPLGKDLIPLMKKKGLVIILWLFIGSTLSAQSISDIVLSRDAKKIAFIKGRDSLFIKNIAIAEKPVFIDSGLRDNGNQRFLTWTSDSESLIYEKGENINLYSCKAQTTKLLHHKYLDSLSLFQFYLIQQTAVNNQDELFFSAGLKNQPSIPSQLFRLNIKSGEIRQLTDSPLHVSNVSISKDQKYVAYASYNFTDNTPQTKITIIKPGSGEVLAKTGLYNGSFFSELKWSDDGTHLLAIDSGNNTKVLIFDRRKGLKEGPALKLSSNEKPVAFYNKKSILYTDTKSGKSRIGIYNLADQTKKIIVGNGAGYLSYNGDPKKRQLYFLTESPKQPKSLLKTVVEGDRVGEINFLYSFSGKNRLQEYEHVTYWYGNLDGDSTSSQIYFPKAFMPLSEKKYPLLVVPYGGYNTSYPDFGYFLNDVVFDYLDQGYIISFPNTRGIDYERQTDNYGKLQLEDTEKLIHELSSTYSIDQNRIIALGHSHGATMVYYYLTHSSLFSGGIAINGAADWIKQAERKSMAGLPFGMGGMPAELKAKYEEFSPLENIERLKAPLLIIAGKEDTQIPYDLNAVAFYNKAKESGKKVKLVVFNDEGHLIDTFTNKQVLKQEVKAFINGNSEK; encoded by the coding sequence ATGCAAAGATTTAAACCGTTAGGCAAAGATTTAATTCCTTTAATGAAAAAGAAAGGGTTAGTTATTATACTCTGGCTGTTTATTGGCAGCACATTAAGTGCTCAAAGCATCTCCGACATTGTGCTAAGCCGAGACGCGAAGAAAATAGCTTTTATCAAAGGCAGAGACTCTCTTTTCATTAAAAATATAGCAATAGCAGAGAAACCGGTATTCATAGACAGCGGCTTAAGAGATAATGGCAACCAACGATTCCTGACCTGGACTTCTGATTCAGAAAGCCTTATCTATGAGAAAGGCGAAAATATTAACCTATACAGTTGCAAGGCACAAACTACAAAGCTTTTACACCACAAATACCTGGACTCTCTCTCGTTATTCCAGTTCTATCTAATCCAGCAAACTGCTGTCAATAATCAAGATGAACTGTTCTTTTCTGCTGGGCTGAAAAATCAGCCATCAATTCCTAGCCAGCTCTTCAGGCTCAACATAAAGAGCGGGGAAATCAGGCAACTAACAGATTCGCCGCTGCATGTCAGTAATGTCTCCATATCAAAGGATCAAAAGTATGTAGCCTATGCCTCATATAACTTTACTGACAACACTCCACAAACTAAGATAACCATCATCAAACCAGGAAGCGGGGAAGTACTAGCTAAAACAGGCTTGTACAACGGCAGCTTTTTTTCGGAGCTGAAATGGTCTGACGATGGCACACACCTCCTTGCTATCGATAGCGGGAACAACACTAAAGTGTTAATATTTGACAGACGCAAAGGCTTAAAAGAAGGGCCAGCACTTAAGCTTTCTTCAAATGAGAAACCTGTCGCCTTCTACAACAAGAAAAGCATTCTGTATACGGATACAAAAAGCGGCAAAAGCAGAATAGGTATTTATAACTTGGCTGACCAAACAAAGAAGATTATAGTTGGAAACGGGGCTGGGTACTTAAGCTATAATGGTGACCCGAAAAAGAGACAGCTTTATTTTTTAACCGAGTCACCCAAACAACCGAAGTCTCTTTTAAAAACTGTGGTTGAAGGGGACAGAGTTGGGGAAATTAACTTCCTTTATAGCTTTAGCGGCAAAAACCGACTGCAGGAATATGAGCATGTAACTTATTGGTACGGAAATTTAGACGGGGATTCTACTTCTAGTCAAATTTATTTTCCAAAGGCCTTCATGCCGCTTAGCGAGAAAAAGTATCCACTGCTCGTTGTGCCATACGGAGGCTACAATACCTCATACCCAGACTTTGGCTACTTTCTAAATGATGTTGTATTTGATTATCTTGATCAAGGGTACATCATATCTTTCCCGAACACAAGGGGAATTGATTATGAGAGACAAACTGACAACTATGGCAAACTCCAACTCGAAGATACTGAGAAGCTCATCCATGAGTTAAGCAGTACCTACTCTATAGACCAGAACAGAATAATTGCCCTTGGACATAGCCACGGTGCTACCATGGTGTATTATTACCTGACGCACTCTTCATTATTTTCAGGTGGAATAGCTATAAATGGAGCCGCAGATTGGATTAAGCAGGCAGAGCGGAAGTCGATGGCCGGCTTACCTTTTGGAATGGGAGGAATGCCTGCTGAGCTTAAAGCTAAGTATGAGGAGTTCTCTCCTTTGGAGAATATCGAGCGGCTTAAAGCGCCGTTGCTGATTATAGCTGGGAAAGAAGACACCCAAATCCCTTATGACCTTAATGCAGTAGCTTTCTATAACAAAGCTAAAGAGTCAGGCAAAAAGGTTAAGTTAGTAGTGTTCAACGATGAAGGGCATTTAATTGATACATTCACAAATAAGCAGGTTCTAAAACAAGAGGTTAAGGCTTTTATAAATGGCAATAGCGAAAAATAA
- a CDS encoding flavodoxin family protein, with product MKKGIIIVGSSNSDGTTMKIASLIGARTNFPIIDLKTKTIGEFDYEFKNKDDDFLPLIRHIVECYQIIVFATPVYWYAMSGTMKIFFDRLSDCLKTEKETGRKLRGMEMAVICCGCDQELKEGFYMPFIETAKYLGMTYMANMYFVEENGLPIVHEAGVNEFLKLIKDGHSVIS from the coding sequence ATGAAGAAAGGAATCATAATCGTAGGCAGTTCTAACAGTGACGGGACTACAATGAAAATAGCTTCTCTTATTGGCGCAAGAACCAATTTCCCAATCATAGATCTGAAAACCAAAACTATAGGTGAGTTCGACTATGAGTTTAAAAACAAGGATGACGATTTCCTCCCTTTGATCAGGCATATAGTAGAATGCTATCAGATCATTGTTTTTGCAACTCCAGTATATTGGTATGCCATGAGCGGGACAATGAAAATCTTCTTCGACCGACTTTCAGATTGTTTGAAAACAGAGAAAGAAACTGGCCGAAAGTTGCGGGGAATGGAGATGGCTGTTATTTGTTGCGGTTGTGATCAAGAGTTAAAAGAGGGGTTCTATATGCCCTTTATAGAAACAGCAAAGTATTTAGGCATGACCTATATGGCAAACATGTATTTTGTGGAGGAGAATGGCCTTCCTATAGTTCACGAAGCCGGGGTGAATGAATTTTTAAAGCTTATAAAGGATGGACATTCAGTTATATCTTGA
- a CDS encoding D-alanine--D-alanine ligase family protein translates to MRVGIIFGGPSREREISFAGGRTVYDNLDKALFEAVPVFVDSLGNFILLDWQYIYKGTIRDFYPPVATLPESEHGLQVYLESLGELSIEEQDKIIAKAGKRLQPNEFRNHFDFAFLALHGPYGEDGSIQGLLEWYHIPYSGSGILPSAIGIDKVAQKEMLKQHGFPTPDYRIINYTTWSDKQSRPQIFEKLVAELGLPLVLKAPHQGSSIGVSIIKEQDFTAFEAGVERSFFTKTIYKAQWLAMGEEKQLMSIKQLVDIREGIGMPVQLEDGTIVYHPEELLNHINKTFTSSATDSITLTNIEHEQQVLVEAFIRGKEFSCIVVQDEQGQPIALPPTEIVKGSEVFDYRSKYLPGLSRKITPINLPTEQIQSIRQATSRLFTAFGFNVYARLDGFITDNNEIFLNDPNTTSGMLPSSFFFHQAAEIGLNPSQFLTYIIRTSVAERLKSGKDTVKFTKLLAELDKSIREEQAHRHDKIRVGVIMGGYSSERHISVESGRNIYEKLSSSVKYEPVPIFLTGSNEVHRLYTIPINIMLKDNADDIKEKVLYFENGGEPHPVLAQIAKEAESITRKYTGSSLQEPQRISYSQLKNLVDAVFIALHGRPGEDGALQAELEKLYIPYNGSGIRSSQITINKYETNEILAKHGVPVAKHTMAMKEVWLRDKEAFFQSIEKEFPYPFIAKPADDGCSSAVKKIKTRAELEAFTTLIFREMEELDTDCARTLALGFKEEFPNKQGFLVETLISRNGAKHFLEITGGLLTTHAPDGSVNYEVFEASEALAEGEVLSLEEKFLAGEGQNITPARYAADPERRQNISDQVKEDLKRVAQILNIEGYARIDAFVRVLENDEVETIIIEVNSLPGMTPATCIFHQTAINGYKPYDFIDRILTYGVERTKMKATV, encoded by the coding sequence ATGAGAGTAGGAATAATTTTCGGTGGGCCGTCGCGTGAGCGTGAGATCTCGTTTGCAGGTGGCCGTACGGTTTACGATAACTTAGATAAAGCCCTTTTTGAAGCTGTTCCGGTATTTGTGGATAGTTTAGGCAATTTTATATTGCTGGACTGGCAGTACATTTACAAAGGCACGATCCGTGACTTTTACCCACCTGTTGCTACGCTTCCTGAGAGCGAGCATGGTTTGCAGGTGTATTTAGAGTCGTTGGGTGAACTGAGCATTGAAGAGCAGGACAAGATCATAGCCAAAGCCGGAAAGCGACTGCAGCCAAACGAGTTCAGAAACCATTTCGATTTTGCATTCCTGGCGCTGCATGGCCCTTATGGCGAAGATGGCAGCATTCAGGGTTTGCTGGAGTGGTATCATATTCCTTACTCTGGCTCGGGTATACTTCCGTCGGCTATCGGTATTGATAAGGTAGCGCAGAAGGAGATGCTGAAACAGCACGGTTTCCCGACACCGGATTACCGCATTATTAATTATACAACCTGGTCTGATAAGCAGAGCCGCCCGCAGATATTCGAGAAACTGGTAGCTGAACTTGGTTTACCGCTAGTGTTAAAAGCGCCGCATCAGGGTTCGTCTATCGGGGTTTCTATCATAAAAGAACAGGATTTTACTGCTTTTGAAGCAGGCGTAGAGCGCAGTTTCTTTACCAAAACCATCTACAAAGCACAGTGGCTGGCGATGGGCGAGGAGAAGCAGCTCATGAGCATCAAGCAGCTGGTAGATATCCGTGAAGGTATCGGGATGCCGGTGCAGCTGGAAGACGGAACTATAGTTTACCACCCGGAAGAGCTGCTTAACCACATCAACAAAACCTTTACTTCATCTGCCACCGACAGCATCACGCTTACCAACATTGAGCATGAGCAGCAGGTGTTGGTGGAAGCCTTTATACGTGGTAAGGAGTTCTCTTGCATCGTGGTGCAGGATGAGCAGGGGCAGCCGATTGCGTTGCCGCCAACCGAGATCGTGAAAGGCAGCGAGGTTTTTGACTATAGATCCAAATACCTGCCGGGTCTGAGCCGCAAAATCACGCCAATCAACCTGCCAACAGAACAGATACAAAGTATAAGACAAGCTACCAGCCGACTGTTCACAGCCTTCGGGTTTAACGTGTATGCGCGACTGGATGGCTTTATTACCGATAACAACGAAATTTTCCTGAACGACCCGAACACCACGTCAGGTATGTTGCCGTCGTCGTTCTTTTTCCACCAGGCAGCTGAGATTGGGCTTAACCCGTCGCAGTTCCTGACCTATATTATCCGTACCTCGGTAGCCGAACGGCTGAAATCCGGCAAGGACACGGTGAAGTTTACAAAGCTGCTTGCTGAGCTGGATAAAAGCATAAGAGAAGAGCAGGCGCATCGCCACGATAAGATTCGGGTGGGTGTGATCATGGGTGGTTATTCTTCGGAGCGCCATATTTCGGTGGAAAGCGGCCGTAATATTTACGAAAAACTTTCTTCGTCTGTAAAGTATGAGCCGGTTCCGATCTTTTTAACAGGCAGCAACGAAGTACACCGTCTGTACACTATCCCGATCAACATTATGCTGAAAGATAATGCGGACGACATAAAGGAAAAGGTGTTGTACTTTGAGAACGGTGGCGAGCCGCACCCGGTGCTGGCCCAGATCGCAAAAGAAGCAGAAAGTATTACCCGAAAGTATACCGGCAGTTCGTTACAGGAACCACAACGCATCAGCTATAGTCAGTTGAAGAATCTGGTGGATGCTGTGTTCATTGCGCTGCACGGTCGTCCGGGCGAGGATGGCGCGCTTCAGGCTGAGCTGGAGAAATTGTATATTCCATACAACGGTTCTGGTATCCGCTCGTCGCAGATCACGATAAACAAGTACGAGACAAACGAAATACTTGCCAAGCATGGTGTGCCGGTGGCCAAGCATACGATGGCGATGAAGGAAGTCTGGTTACGTGATAAAGAAGCTTTCTTCCAAAGTATAGAAAAGGAGTTTCCTTACCCATTCATTGCCAAGCCAGCCGACGATGGTTGCAGCTCTGCCGTGAAAAAGATAAAGACTCGCGCCGAACTGGAAGCCTTTACGACCCTGATCTTCCGGGAAATGGAAGAGCTGGACACAGATTGCGCCCGCACCTTGGCGCTTGGTTTTAAAGAAGAATTCCCAAACAAACAGGGCTTTTTAGTAGAAACACTGATCTCCAGAAACGGAGCCAAGCATTTCCTGGAAATTACCGGTGGTCTGCTGACCACGCATGCACCGGACGGAAGTGTGAACTACGAAGTGTTTGAGGCATCGGAAGCACTGGCAGAAGGTGAAGTATTGAGCTTAGAAGAGAAATTTTTGGCTGGTGAAGGTCAAAACATTACACCTGCGCGTTATGCTGCTGATCCCGAGCGTCGTCAGAACATATCGGACCAGGTAAAAGAAGATTTGAAGCGTGTAGCCCAGATTTTGAATATTGAAGGCTACGCCCGTATCGATGCTTTTGTGCGCGTACTGGAGAACGATGAAGTGGAAACGATCATCATAGAAGTGAACTCGCTGCCAGGTATGACCCCGGCAACCTGTATCTTTCACCAGACTGCCATTAACGGGTATAAACCATACGACTTCATCGACCGCATCCTGACCTACGGCGTGGAGCGAACCAAGATGAAAGCCACGGTTTAA
- a CDS encoding arylamine N-acetyltransferase family protein — MDIQLYLDRINYKSQVSVSREVLFDLQAAHLLSVPFENLDIHYKNKIRLDIASIYKKIVINRRGGFCYELNGLFYHLLKRLGFDVQMISGRVHSKDGFYGEEYDHLAIVAKVDGKKYLVDVGFGKFSYSPLEIAPDVDLSDEFGLFRFDKAHDDYLRINLVENGNLIPQYLFSLKEREFLEFKGMCEFHQTSQKSHFTHKKVVSIVTRNGRKTLSNNQIKITDGGTEKITEFEEELFELKLREHFNLEIKGDC, encoded by the coding sequence ATGGACATTCAGTTATATCTTGACAGGATAAACTATAAGAGCCAGGTTTCTGTAAGCAGGGAGGTACTTTTCGATCTTCAGGCTGCTCATTTATTGAGCGTACCTTTTGAGAACCTGGACATCCATTATAAAAATAAGATAAGATTAGACATTGCCTCCATCTATAAGAAGATAGTCATCAATCGCAGAGGCGGGTTCTGCTATGAATTGAACGGATTGTTTTACCACCTACTTAAGCGCTTAGGGTTTGATGTACAGATGATTTCAGGCAGGGTGCATTCCAAAGACGGGTTTTACGGAGAAGAATACGACCATTTAGCTATTGTAGCCAAGGTAGATGGAAAGAAGTACCTGGTAGATGTGGGCTTTGGAAAGTTCTCTTACAGCCCACTGGAGATAGCACCTGATGTTGACCTTAGCGACGAGTTTGGATTATTCAGGTTTGACAAGGCCCATGACGATTATCTTAGAATAAACCTGGTTGAAAACGGGAATCTGATTCCCCAGTATTTGTTTTCTCTAAAAGAAAGGGAGTTCCTGGAGTTCAAGGGGATGTGTGAATTCCATCAAACAAGCCAGAAGTCTCATTTTACACATAAAAAGGTGGTATCTATAGTTACCCGGAACGGTCGGAAAACGCTTAGTAACAACCAGATCAAGATCACGGATGGCGGCACTGAAAAAATAACAGAATTTGAAGAGGAACTATTCGAACTCAAACTCAGGGAACACTTTAACCTTGAAATAAAGGGCGATTGCTAA
- a CDS encoding T9SS type A sorting domain-containing protein, with protein MKKTLLFAVILWSYSLAALAQAVLVPLTSEKRSKTGTNYRTSATIAAVSLPFFDDFATVNTTPDPARWVNGGVFINNRFAFEPLTKNVATFDGLNDAGQPYLANATSPGPSDTLTSQPVRLGALSPSDSVYLSFYWQAGGLGTVPIKTVENAFYLVLEFKDNAGNWQQVWRQNATGEATDFRQVFVGLKDARYFHNDFQFRFRNIGRRSGLQDIWNLDYVELDRNRKKGQNTTRDIAISKPVTPLLKNYTAMPVHQFLEDPAAAIADSVSATMNNLGNVPGAISWRGFIKRTNAATADTFLVEQGLIPANVRQYKIAGKPTIENMALPSESFSLVHGFRLNTREQNPLQVANDTTFRITTFADYFAFDDGSAEAGFGYPAEGNTTQVAQRFELARPDQVRGFKIYFPRVGASMEGKVLAARIWEDANGLPGRVLHQQNFEIKYTEGNNEFYEVEFSEPVSVKDVFYLGWSQPANQFIVFGFDRNTNIPNSRFLWNSQSNWHPDTFLEGAVMMRPLMTGLALGIEDEYPVAATIELYPNPSSGIMQLYGNYKTLSVFDITGRKVHSQQRNSYGNTVDLRHLPAGMYTFRVDTGKKIITKKIIIIL; from the coding sequence ATGAAAAAAACCTTACTGTTTGCAGTTATACTTTGGAGCTATAGTTTGGCAGCTTTGGCGCAGGCTGTATTGGTACCGTTAACCTCAGAAAAGCGTAGCAAAACAGGTACAAACTATAGAACATCGGCAACTATAGCGGCGGTCAGTCTCCCTTTTTTCGATGATTTTGCTACAGTAAACACTACTCCCGACCCGGCGCGCTGGGTAAACGGCGGCGTGTTTATAAACAACCGGTTTGCGTTTGAGCCATTAACTAAAAATGTAGCCACGTTCGATGGCTTAAATGACGCAGGGCAACCCTACCTGGCAAACGCTACCAGTCCCGGTCCATCTGATACGCTGACATCGCAACCTGTTCGCTTAGGCGCGCTTTCGCCTTCGGATTCTGTTTACCTGAGCTTTTACTGGCAGGCAGGCGGATTGGGTACTGTCCCTATAAAAACGGTTGAGAACGCCTTTTACCTGGTTCTCGAGTTTAAAGATAACGCCGGCAACTGGCAACAGGTCTGGCGGCAGAATGCAACCGGTGAGGCGACGGATTTCAGGCAGGTTTTTGTTGGACTAAAGGATGCACGGTATTTCCATAACGACTTCCAGTTCCGGTTCCGGAATATTGGCCGGCGAAGCGGTTTGCAGGATATCTGGAATCTGGATTATGTGGAGCTGGACAGGAATCGGAAGAAAGGGCAGAACACTACACGTGATATTGCCATCAGTAAACCCGTAACGCCCTTACTGAAGAACTATACTGCCATGCCCGTGCACCAATTCCTGGAAGACCCGGCTGCGGCGATTGCTGATTCAGTTTCTGCAACTATGAATAACCTGGGCAATGTGCCTGGTGCCATCAGCTGGCGTGGTTTTATTAAACGGACAAACGCTGCAACTGCAGATACTTTCCTGGTAGAACAGGGACTTATTCCGGCTAATGTGCGGCAATATAAGATCGCGGGTAAACCAACTATAGAAAACATGGCACTGCCTTCTGAAAGCTTTAGTTTAGTGCATGGTTTCAGGTTGAATACCCGGGAACAAAACCCATTGCAGGTCGCCAATGATACCACTTTCCGGATCACCACTTTTGCCGATTACTTTGCCTTTGACGATGGCAGCGCAGAAGCCGGTTTTGGTTATCCTGCCGAAGGAAATACCACGCAGGTTGCGCAGCGTTTTGAGCTGGCAAGACCAGACCAGGTACGCGGTTTTAAAATCTACTTCCCGAGGGTTGGGGCAAGCATGGAAGGCAAGGTTTTAGCAGCCCGCATCTGGGAAGACGCAAATGGCTTGCCGGGGCGCGTGCTCCACCAACAGAACTTCGAAATAAAATACACGGAAGGCAACAATGAATTTTATGAAGTGGAGTTCAGTGAGCCGGTTTCGGTGAAAGACGTTTTTTATCTGGGATGGAGCCAGCCGGCCAACCAGTTCATCGTATTCGGTTTCGACAGGAACACCAACATACCTAATAGCCGTTTTTTATGGAACAGCCAGAGCAACTGGCACCCGGACACGTTTCTGGAGGGTGCTGTGATGATGCGACCGCTGATGACCGGCCTGGCTTTAGGCATTGAAGACGAATACCCTGTAGCTGCAACTATAGAACTATACCCGAACCCAAGTAGCGGAATTATGCAGCTGTATGGCAACTATAAAACGCTTTCGGTATTCGATATCACAGGCAGAAAGGTGCATAGTCAGCAGCGAAATTCTTACGGAAATACTGTAGATTTGCGCCATCTGCCGGCAGGTATGTATACTTTCCGGGTAGATACGGGTAAAAAGATTATCACCAAGAAAATTATAATAATACTATGA
- a CDS encoding PASTA domain-containing protein → MLKANSFADVVKHLAIMGAIVGVLVIGFFYFYLPSTTNHGESVPVPKITGMQLQDAEAFLEEKNLRYFINDSSYNSDHKPFEILTQDPAPGAQVKEGRKIYISVNMKNPPMIKMPKLIDGSVKNAELILKSYDLKVGKITPVPDLQKNAVLKQFVNGKEVAPGENIAKGSIVDLHVGDGLGNTEFEVPEVIGMPVDEASVLLVGQGLQIGNILYVQGSGEPDGTVLKQRPFAEVGAKIRVGELVDLWVAGTEPVETIE, encoded by the coding sequence ATGTTAAAAGCGAATTCATTTGCCGATGTAGTGAAGCACCTGGCCATTATGGGAGCTATAGTAGGAGTGCTGGTTATCGGCTTCTTTTACTTTTACCTGCCATCTACAACCAACCATGGCGAGAGCGTGCCAGTGCCTAAAATAACAGGTATGCAGTTACAGGATGCTGAAGCTTTTCTGGAAGAAAAGAACCTGCGTTATTTTATAAACGACTCCAGCTACAACTCAGACCATAAACCTTTCGAGATTCTGACCCAGGACCCGGCACCGGGTGCGCAGGTTAAGGAAGGCCGCAAGATATATATTTCGGTGAACATGAAAAATCCGCCGATGATCAAGATGCCAAAGCTGATAGATGGTTCTGTTAAGAATGCTGAGCTTATCCTGAAAAGCTACGACCTGAAGGTTGGCAAAATTACGCCGGTGCCCGATCTGCAGAAAAATGCGGTGCTGAAGCAGTTCGTAAATGGCAAAGAAGTAGCTCCGGGCGAAAATATAGCGAAAGGATCTATAGTTGACCTGCATGTGGGCGATGGTTTGGGCAACACAGAGTTTGAGGTTCCGGAGGTAATAGGCATGCCAGTAGATGAAGCCTCGGTGCTGTTGGTAGGACAGGGGCTGCAGATCGGTAACATACTATATGTGCAGGGCAGCGGTGAACCGGACGGCACAGTGCTTAAGCAGCGTCCGTTTGCAGAAGTAGGAGCCAAGATACGTGTTGGCGAACTGGTTGACCTTTGGGTGGCCGGAACCGAGCCTGTGGAAACAATAGAATAA